In Pseudoalteromonas sp. NC201, a single window of DNA contains:
- a CDS encoding non-ribosomal peptide synthetase, producing the protein MNSQSNSANFKSLTTRQLHVWQAQQLDLANPVYNIACAVQFTGGLTAEALERALVLLFARHPVLSSRIDEAHGEPQLELLASAPKLLAVPDEIAAFSDSVTAKTLIEQAIDITKETFQFYACSSETRLLLTIKGHHINCDQWALQVLMSDLLACIEAVLDNSELDLAPLDYQVMFEEKPERAATSQQSELYPIDFYQSNTEALAHHYDGIAFREENPEALKQVKQVASQAGVTSFSVVLASVFLTLFHTTGQTDLTIGIPMARRTRKTRAILGHYSDVETVSICDIEQYTGASLISEVSNQLTQLLLSGNNNKDAAKHINVTCNYLAKLKSNGIRPGITPLMIGRQGYELALGTAGDTIIKGVSIEPGVSQFDIEFTHFETEGGLCRKVVAAKSVFSRVAMTRITDIQARFIELLTHSSDLNIAELPVLDEEEQKLILARSNQDNETFFSDTTLNHWFEQAVSKHPDQIALQTQTQSIDYKTLNARANALALHLREQYQSQYQQPLTADTLIALYMQPSIEMLIAILAVTKAGAAYVPLSPDHASERTTFILSDTNPSLLIVDEQEYAAAQEKCRLAEVACPLVTPLNAQQQSDTAPVINQSPQDLVYIIYTSGTTGQPKGVMQTHENVARLFTATEQDYGFDHHDTWVLYHANTFDFSVWEMWGALLYGGKLCIPDNNLIRDFEAFADYCSDNQVTVLNQTPAAFYEFSAAALSAKLNFDKLRYVIFGGDKLNPEMLNPWWNCYGDEQPLLVNMYGITETTVHVTYKALTQQSSSKASHIGRPILDMKAYVLNSKLQLVEPGACGELYIGGAGLARGYLNREALSQERFISSPYASEQDIQQGRARLYKTGDLARRLPDGELEYIGRNDNQVKIRGYRIELGEIESVINQLPEVAQAVVIDRTLQSVPYLAAYIKFKPQHHGQTAQVKAHVSQALPSYMQPKTWTELAEIPLTGNGKLDRKALPEPELVSQSEYVAPQDETEAQLCEAFKTLLGVEQVSTKDDFFAIGGDSILTIQLVALLRKQGIELQVKDIFDCPTAAALSQRIVSVQANQREITQEQGLLSGRFDLLPIQQWFFNKALPEENHWNQAFAIRIPSGFSQIQLQEALHSLSDQHDMLRTTFMEFEGHITQEYNDVSTMAPLNVLNGKSHDVQAELNARQSQFDICNGPLWQVTHIEAFCEDYDLLHFALHHLIIDAVSWRIIAQDLQTLLAQGELLSKRTSYRQWVEMMQAYPAAHPQEMAFWQRLATNLPSYPPSMAATPSTAWLELDAHTTARFIRDANAGFNTQGEELLLAALCQALSKTFKQTQHAITLESHGREMWRDDADINQTIGWFTCLYPLRLTQQATLSDTIIDAKEALRQIPNKGLGFGSAQLQDTSLTLPSISFNYLGQMGGQSDALWQIDNQLQTETSSAQNGSDLILDINALVQGEQLRIKVDSLLDGNLTDAFATHLTQALHDVLDTALEAKKRGGVSTPSDFGAGSLSQDQLAALQSQLSETQLEQTTTQSEKTQELEI; encoded by the coding sequence CGAGCCTTAGTGTTGCTATTTGCAAGACACCCTGTTTTATCGAGTCGTATTGATGAGGCTCATGGCGAGCCACAACTCGAATTATTAGCCAGTGCCCCTAAGTTATTAGCCGTGCCTGATGAGATTGCCGCTTTTAGTGACTCTGTCACCGCCAAAACCTTAATTGAGCAAGCTATCGATATCACTAAAGAGACCTTTCAATTCTACGCTTGTAGCTCAGAAACTCGTTTGCTATTGACCATCAAAGGGCATCACATCAACTGTGACCAGTGGGCATTGCAAGTACTGATGAGCGATTTACTCGCATGTATAGAAGCGGTGCTTGATAACTCTGAACTTGATCTCGCCCCCCTTGATTATCAAGTGATGTTTGAAGAAAAGCCTGAGCGTGCAGCAACTTCACAACAGAGCGAACTCTATCCTATCGATTTTTACCAGAGTAATACTGAGGCACTAGCGCACCATTATGACGGCATCGCGTTTCGTGAAGAAAACCCAGAGGCACTCAAACAAGTAAAACAGGTAGCCTCTCAAGCTGGCGTCACGAGTTTTAGCGTCGTGCTTGCCAGCGTCTTTTTGACTTTATTTCATACCACTGGGCAAACCGATTTGACCATAGGGATCCCGATGGCTCGCCGCACCCGTAAAACCCGTGCGATCTTAGGTCATTACTCAGACGTTGAAACGGTTTCTATTTGCGATATTGAGCAGTACACAGGCGCATCGCTTATCAGTGAAGTCAGTAACCAGCTCACCCAATTACTGCTGTCAGGAAATAATAATAAAGACGCTGCGAAGCATATTAATGTCACCTGTAACTACTTAGCCAAACTAAAAAGCAATGGCATTCGTCCAGGGATCACCCCGTTGATGATTGGTCGCCAAGGGTACGAACTTGCTTTGGGCACAGCGGGAGATACCATTATCAAAGGGGTATCCATTGAGCCTGGTGTTTCACAATTTGATATCGAATTTACGCATTTTGAAACCGAAGGTGGCCTTTGTCGTAAAGTGGTCGCCGCTAAGTCTGTCTTTTCTCGCGTGGCAATGACACGGATCACCGATATTCAGGCGCGCTTTATTGAATTACTTACCCACTCTAGCGATCTTAATATCGCCGAGCTGCCTGTACTGGATGAAGAAGAGCAAAAGCTGATCTTGGCGCGCAGCAATCAAGATAATGAAACGTTCTTTTCCGACACCACTTTAAATCACTGGTTTGAACAAGCGGTAAGTAAACACCCAGATCAAATCGCGCTACAAACCCAAACACAATCTATCGATTATAAAACCCTTAACGCCAGAGCCAACGCCCTTGCCTTGCATTTACGGGAGCAATATCAGTCTCAGTATCAACAACCCCTCACTGCAGATACGTTAATTGCGCTGTACATGCAGCCTTCTATCGAGATGCTGATTGCAATTCTTGCTGTCACTAAAGCGGGTGCGGCTTATGTGCCGCTGTCTCCCGACCATGCCAGCGAGCGAACAACCTTTATTCTAAGTGATACTAACCCAAGCCTATTGATTGTCGATGAGCAAGAGTATGCCGCTGCACAAGAAAAATGCCGTTTGGCGGAGGTGGCTTGCCCATTAGTTACACCACTCAATGCCCAGCAACAAAGCGACACAGCCCCTGTCATAAACCAATCACCGCAGGATTTGGTATACATCATTTATACCTCGGGTACGACAGGCCAACCAAAAGGCGTGATGCAAACTCATGAAAACGTCGCTCGATTGTTCACGGCAACGGAACAAGATTATGGCTTTGACCATCACGATACTTGGGTGCTTTACCATGCCAATACTTTTGACTTTAGTGTATGGGAAATGTGGGGTGCCCTACTTTATGGCGGTAAACTCTGTATTCCTGACAACAACCTGATCCGCGATTTTGAGGCCTTTGCAGACTACTGCTCAGATAATCAAGTGACTGTGCTTAATCAGACTCCTGCCGCATTCTATGAATTTAGTGCAGCGGCACTAAGCGCAAAATTGAATTTTGACAAACTGAGGTATGTGATTTTCGGTGGTGACAAACTTAACCCCGAAATGCTCAACCCTTGGTGGAACTGCTACGGCGATGAACAGCCGCTATTGGTCAACATGTATGGGATCACTGAAACCACGGTGCATGTCACCTATAAAGCACTCACGCAACAATCAAGTTCTAAAGCCTCTCATATCGGTAGACCCATATTAGATATGAAAGCGTACGTACTAAATTCCAAATTGCAGTTGGTCGAACCCGGTGCCTGCGGTGAGTTATATATTGGCGGTGCAGGTCTTGCTCGTGGTTATTTAAACCGCGAAGCGCTCAGTCAAGAACGCTTTATTAGCAGCCCGTACGCAAGCGAACAAGATATTCAACAAGGACGAGCCAGACTGTATAAAACCGGTGACTTGGCAAGACGCCTGCCGGATGGTGAGTTGGAGTATATCGGTCGTAACGATAATCAGGTGAAGATCCGTGGCTACCGTATTGAACTGGGTGAAATCGAAAGCGTGATCAACCAATTGCCAGAAGTTGCCCAAGCGGTGGTTATCGACCGTACCCTACAAAGTGTTCCCTACCTAGCCGCTTATATCAAGTTTAAGCCACAACATCACGGCCAAACTGCCCAAGTGAAAGCCCATGTGAGTCAAGCGCTACCCAGTTATATGCAGCCAAAAACGTGGACTGAGCTTGCGGAAATACCTTTGACTGGCAACGGTAAATTAGACCGTAAAGCGTTGCCAGAGCCTGAACTGGTAAGCCAAAGCGAATATGTGGCGCCGCAAGACGAAACGGAAGCGCAACTGTGTGAAGCATTTAAAACTTTGCTTGGTGTTGAGCAAGTGAGCACCAAAGATGATTTCTTTGCTATCGGTGGTGATTCTATTCTCACGATTCAACTCGTTGCTTTGCTCAGAAAGCAAGGCATTGAACTGCAAGTGAAAGATATCTTTGATTGTCCAACTGCAGCGGCGTTAAGTCAGCGTATTGTTAGCGTACAAGCGAATCAACGAGAGATAACACAGGAGCAAGGCCTGCTGAGCGGACGCTTTGATCTACTGCCAATTCAACAATGGTTTTTCAATAAAGCACTACCGGAGGAGAATCATTGGAATCAGGCATTTGCAATCAGGATCCCAAGCGGCTTTAGCCAAATTCAATTACAAGAGGCGCTACACAGTTTAAGTGATCAACATGATATGTTGCGCACAACCTTTATGGAATTTGAAGGCCATATTACGCAAGAATATAACGATGTGAGTACCATGGCGCCACTCAACGTCCTTAACGGCAAGTCACACGATGTACAAGCAGAGCTCAACGCGCGACAAAGCCAGTTCGATATTTGTAATGGCCCACTTTGGCAAGTTACACATATCGAAGCATTTTGTGAAGACTACGACCTGCTTCACTTTGCACTTCACCACTTAATCATCGATGCGGTTTCTTGGCGGATCATCGCGCAAGATCTGCAAACCCTTTTAGCACAAGGAGAGTTGCTGAGTAAACGCACCAGCTATCGACAGTGGGTAGAAATGATGCAAGCGTACCCGGCAGCACACCCGCAAGAAATGGCATTTTGGCAGCGTTTAGCAACCAACTTGCCAAGCTATCCGCCAAGCATGGCTGCAACACCGTCAACCGCTTGGTTAGAGCTAGACGCGCACACCACGGCCCGCTTCATACGTGACGCGAATGCAGGCTTCAATACGCAAGGTGAAGAGTTACTACTGGCTGCTTTGTGCCAAGCATTGAGTAAAACCTTTAAGCAAACTCAGCATGCTATCACGTTGGAAAGTCATGGTCGTGAAATGTGGCGTGATGATGCTGATATCAACCAAACAATTGGCTGGTTCACTTGTTTGTACCCGCTACGCCTGACTCAACAAGCGACACTAAGCGACACCATTATTGATGCCAAAGAAGCGCTACGCCAGATCCCGAATAAAGGTCTTGGTTTTGGTAGTGCACAACTGCAAGACACCAGCTTAACGTTGCCAAGTATCAGCTTTAACTACCTGGGCCAAATGGGTGGGCAAAGCGATGCGCTTTGGCAGATAGACAACCAACTGCAAACCGAGACAAGTTCTGCACAAAACGGCTCGGATCTGATCCTCGATATCAATGCGCTAGTTCAGGGCGAACAACTCAGGATCAAAGTGGATTCATTACTAGATGGCAATCTTACCGATGCCTTCGCTACTCACTTAACACAAGCGCTACATGACGTATTGGATACGGCGCTCGAGGCGAAAAAGCGCGGCGGTGTAAGCACCCCTAGCGACTTTGGCGCGGGCTCGCTTTCTCAGGATCAACTAGCTGCACTGCAATCTCAGTTAAGTGAAACACAACTAGAACAAACCACGACTCAGTCTGAAAAAACACAAGAATTAGAGATTTAA